One window of Paenibacillus albicereus genomic DNA carries:
- a CDS encoding ABC transporter ATP-binding protein — translation MIDCEGLVKIYKTDDLEVVALQGLDLSVKDGELMAIIGNSGSGKSTLLNILGGLDRPSAGSVRVGPWDLLKITDDQLVKYKRETVGFIWQNNARNLLPYLSALENVEMPMMLRGKVDRAYSRQLLEWVGLKERMHNKLHQLSGGEQQRVAIAISLSNRPQMLLADEPTGSVDSRTSDLIMDIFRTLNRELGLTIVIVTHDLSLAGKVDRVVAIRDGLTSTEFLRRNTHLDEATGFGRGGLQEVHEAYAVVDRAGRLQVPKEYLSALGITGKASMEFDGERIIITKPKLVEGEQA, via the coding sequence ATGATTGACTGCGAAGGCCTGGTCAAAATCTACAAGACCGACGATCTCGAGGTCGTCGCCCTGCAGGGGCTCGACCTCAGCGTCAAGGACGGCGAGCTGATGGCGATCATCGGCAACAGCGGCAGCGGCAAGTCGACGCTGCTCAACATCCTCGGCGGACTCGACCGTCCGTCGGCAGGCTCGGTCCGGGTCGGCCCGTGGGACCTGCTCAAGATCACCGACGACCAGCTGGTCAAGTACAAGCGGGAGACGGTCGGCTTCATATGGCAGAACAACGCCCGCAACCTGCTGCCGTACCTGTCCGCGCTCGAGAACGTCGAGATGCCGATGATGCTCCGGGGCAAGGTCGACCGCGCCTACTCGCGGCAACTGCTCGAGTGGGTCGGGCTGAAGGAGCGGATGCACAACAAGCTGCATCAGCTGTCCGGCGGGGAGCAGCAGCGGGTCGCCATCGCGATCTCCCTGTCCAACCGGCCGCAGATGCTGCTGGCCGACGAGCCGACCGGCTCGGTCGACAGCCGCACGAGCGACCTCATCATGGACATTTTCCGGACGCTCAACCGCGAGCTGGGCCTGACGATCGTCATCGTCACCCATGACCTGTCGCTGGCGGGCAAGGTGGATCGCGTCGTCGCCATCCGCGACGGCCTCACGAGCACCGAGTTCCTGCGGCGCAACACGCATCTTGACGAAGCGACCGGCTTCGGCCGGGGCGGGCTGCAGGAGGTGCATGAGGCGTATGCCGTCGTCGACCGCGCCGGCCGCCTGCAGGTGCCCAAGGAATATTTGTCCGCGCTCGGCATTACGGGCAAGGCGTCCATGGAGTTCGACGGGGAACGCATCATCATTACAAAACCGAAGCTGGTAGAGGGGGAACAAGCATGA
- a CDS encoding ABC transporter substrate-binding protein — MKELGETTVVKKKGTRLRAAGLAAMAATLAAGALAGCSGSSSEQSEQSVLRIGMLYGSADNESWFRQQYTDTFEFTHPNVNLEIVYANNYNDMRYSNGEDQKEQPDPYDKMKELLTGKNPVDVVMVDYYQLQRMTQDGLLQQLDPLIAKDKFDISDYVPTVIDGIKAAGDSKIYVLTPTFSGSALFYNKKIFSDAGVQPPTDKMTWNQVFDLARKVKGGTGEKQVFGLTLNRWSGGDAFNDIQTYVAPLQLKMYDDKGEKMLVDSGPAWSNAWDTFLKLYKEDVLPTQEKIQKINEAQQKAREKDKSISSYPNQGDLFSSGNVAMTIGDYNYIMELKNMKDAAATNKSMKAIDWDVVTVPVFEEHPDVGGNSYLGQPMGINAKAQNPEGAWEFIKFLNGREWAKLKSRSTYEIPSRAEFIKPIDGMQYNIKAFYTLKPVPPTSSALEALARSKPGIYEVFSLGQQSFQQALSGKMTAEEAVKDWATKGNALLAKLKTNPKGEQGGSTEGGAVEVLPAG, encoded by the coding sequence ATGAAAGAGCTTGGAGAAACGACTGTGGTGAAGAAGAAGGGAACGCGCCTGCGCGCGGCCGGGCTGGCCGCGATGGCGGCGACGCTGGCTGCGGGAGCGCTCGCGGGATGCAGCGGGTCCTCGTCCGAGCAATCGGAGCAGAGCGTGCTGCGCATCGGCATGCTGTACGGCTCGGCGGACAACGAGTCCTGGTTCCGCCAGCAGTACACCGATACGTTCGAGTTCACGCATCCGAACGTCAACCTGGAAATCGTCTATGCGAACAACTACAACGACATGCGGTACTCGAACGGCGAGGACCAGAAGGAGCAGCCGGATCCGTACGACAAGATGAAGGAGCTGCTGACCGGCAAAAATCCGGTCGACGTCGTCATGGTCGACTATTACCAGCTCCAGCGGATGACGCAGGACGGCTTGCTGCAGCAGCTCGACCCGCTCATCGCCAAGGATAAGTTCGACATCAGCGACTACGTGCCGACGGTCATCGACGGCATCAAGGCGGCGGGAGACTCCAAGATCTATGTGCTGACGCCGACGTTCAGCGGCTCCGCCCTGTTCTACAACAAGAAGATTTTCAGCGACGCCGGCGTGCAGCCGCCGACCGACAAGATGACGTGGAACCAGGTGTTCGATCTCGCCCGCAAGGTGAAGGGCGGCACCGGGGAGAAGCAGGTGTTCGGCCTTACGCTGAACCGCTGGAGCGGCGGCGATGCCTTCAACGACATTCAGACTTACGTCGCTCCGCTGCAGCTCAAAATGTACGACGACAAGGGCGAGAAGATGCTCGTCGACAGCGGGCCGGCCTGGAGCAACGCCTGGGACACGTTCCTCAAGCTGTACAAGGAAGACGTGCTGCCGACGCAGGAGAAGATCCAGAAGATCAACGAAGCGCAGCAGAAAGCCCGAGAGAAGGATAAAAGCATCAGCTCGTATCCGAATCAGGGCGATCTGTTCAGCTCCGGCAACGTCGCGATGACGATCGGCGACTACAATTACATCATGGAGCTCAAAAACATGAAGGATGCCGCCGCGACGAACAAGTCGATGAAAGCGATCGACTGGGATGTCGTAACGGTGCCGGTATTCGAGGAGCACCCTGATGTCGGCGGCAACTCCTACCTCGGCCAGCCGATGGGCATCAACGCCAAGGCGCAAAATCCGGAAGGCGCGTGGGAATTCATCAAGTTCCTCAACGGCCGCGAGTGGGCGAAGCTGAAGTCGCGCAGCACGTACGAAATTCCGTCGCGCGCGGAGTTCATCAAGCCGATCGACGGCATGCAGTACAACATCAAGGCGTTTTATACGCTCAAGCCGGTACCGCCGACGAGCAGCGCGCTCGAAGCGCTCGCACGCTCGAAGCCGGGCATCTACGAGGTGTTCAGTCTCGGCCAGCAATCGTTCCAGCAGGCGCTGAGCGGCAAGATGACGGCGGAAGAAGCGGTCAAGGATTGGGCCACGAAGGGCAACGCCTTGCTGGCGAAGCTCAAGACGAATCCGAAGGGCGAGCAAGGCGGCTCGACGGAAGGCGGAGCGGTGGAAGTGCTGCCGGCCGGGTGA
- a CDS encoding phosphate ABC transporter substrate-binding protein, producing the protein MKWFGKMTTITLAATLLLGSYSGSATAAASKLSGKIVINGSSALLPLSLQAASEFKKLHPKVRISASAAGSVTGPQSVRKGIADIGACDWDASTDVPGFKKFDGQVANKVAVIPFAAIVNKSTGVTELSTKELQDIFAGKVTNWKEVGGKDADIVVVNRAFGSGTRVNFQLKALKGTDFISKGDNYKEVKSSGDMKTAVETTPNAIGYIDLVYVTDKMNAVKIDNVAPTTDNVINGKYKVWSYGYYMTKGQPTGATKAFIEYIQSAKFQNGSLKKLKFIPITAMKNA; encoded by the coding sequence ATGAAATGGTTCGGAAAAATGACTACGATCACGCTGGCGGCTACGCTGCTGCTCGGCTCCTACTCCGGCTCCGCCACGGCAGCCGCCTCCAAGCTGAGCGGCAAGATCGTCATCAACGGCTCTTCCGCGCTGCTGCCGCTGTCGCTGCAGGCGGCGAGCGAGTTCAAGAAGCTGCATCCGAAGGTGCGCATCTCCGCTTCCGCGGCCGGATCGGTCACGGGGCCTCAATCGGTCCGCAAAGGCATCGCCGACATCGGCGCCTGCGACTGGGACGCCTCCACGGACGTGCCGGGCTTCAAGAAGTTCGACGGCCAGGTCGCCAATAAAGTCGCCGTCATTCCGTTCGCCGCGATCGTCAACAAGAGCACGGGCGTGACCGAGCTGTCGACGAAGGAGCTTCAGGACATCTTCGCCGGCAAGGTGACGAACTGGAAGGAAGTCGGAGGCAAGGATGCGGACATCGTCGTCGTCAACCGCGCCTTCGGCTCCGGCACGCGCGTCAATTTCCAGCTGAAGGCGCTCAAGGGCACGGACTTCATCTCCAAAGGCGACAACTATAAGGAAGTCAAGTCGAGCGGCGACATGAAGACGGCGGTCGAGACGACGCCGAACGCGATCGGCTACATCGATCTGGTCTACGTGACCGACAAGATGAACGCGGTCAAGATCGACAACGTCGCGCCGACGACGGACAACGTCATCAACGGCAAGTACAAGGTGTGGAGCTACGGCTACTACATGACGAAAGGCCAGCCGACGGGCGCGACGAAAGCGTTCATCGAGTACATCCAAAGCGCCAAGTTCCAAAACGGCTCGCTGAAGAAGCTGAAGTTCATCCCGATCACCGCCATGAAAAACGCTTAA
- a CDS encoding S-layer homology domain-containing protein, with translation MLAGGLAALLLAASAPLQAGAFADVDADPNAAAIRSLERSGLLSGGDVKFRPTEAMTNAEALSLLVKAFELNLDRIRFVQAPKASQYYPGMSDGAWYSEAFLIGAVHGLGLPKDVKPGEAIDRERFAVLLLQAMKASGGGWSGEKGKAPADESAIGSDSRDSVRELIAAGLPLLDASGRFQPKKAVTRSDAAAWVEGGWKLVNRPESESPSLVSPLAGVELTTAKHADGIVKVTVSAQAPNPGYGIRIDSIRFEGKQAIVSVAVVPPKPGQMYPQVITEVSVDTYVDAAYAAVLDEAATSGGAPLKGGILPGKNAR, from the coding sequence ATGCTGGCAGGAGGATTGGCGGCGCTGCTGCTGGCGGCGTCCGCGCCGCTTCAAGCCGGCGCATTCGCCGACGTAGACGCGGACCCGAACGCCGCCGCCATCCGCAGCCTGGAACGATCTGGACTGCTGAGCGGCGGAGACGTCAAGTTCCGGCCGACGGAAGCGATGACGAATGCGGAGGCATTGTCGCTGCTTGTCAAGGCGTTTGAACTCAATCTGGACCGGATCCGGTTCGTTCAAGCTCCCAAGGCGAGCCAATACTACCCCGGCATGAGCGACGGAGCGTGGTATTCGGAGGCGTTCCTGATCGGCGCGGTGCACGGACTCGGATTGCCGAAGGACGTCAAGCCGGGTGAAGCGATCGATCGAGAGCGGTTCGCCGTCCTGCTGCTGCAGGCGATGAAGGCGTCAGGCGGAGGATGGAGCGGAGAAAAGGGCAAGGCGCCGGCGGACGAATCCGCCATCGGAAGCGACAGCCGCGACAGCGTGCGCGAGCTGATCGCCGCCGGTCTGCCGCTGCTCGATGCGTCAGGAAGATTCCAGCCCAAAAAGGCCGTTACGCGCAGCGACGCGGCAGCCTGGGTCGAAGGAGGATGGAAGCTGGTGAACCGACCGGAAAGCGAATCTCCCTCACTCGTCTCGCCGCTTGCAGGCGTCGAGCTGACGACAGCGAAGCACGCGGACGGCATCGTCAAGGTGACCGTATCCGCTCAGGCCCCGAATCCGGGCTACGGCATCCGCATCGACTCGATCCGCTTCGAGGGCAAGCAGGCGATCGTGAGCGTCGCCGTCGTGCCGCCGAAGCCGGGCCAGATGTATCCTCAGGTCATCACCGAGGTAAGCGTCGACACGTACGTGGACGCAGCTTATGCGGCCGTGCTTGATGAAGCGGCGACAAGCGGCGGAGCGCCGCTCAAGGGAGGAATCCTTCCCGGGAAAAATGCACGCTGA
- the pstC gene encoding phosphate ABC transporter permease subunit PstC, with translation MSKTIPSVSAPSRPVRRTGIRKLRLKLEHRSFRLLCAASAVLVCGVLLAMLFFMFRTGVLTFRDVSVREFFFSTAWEPENEKYGALVFILGTFAVTALTLLIAVPISLLAALFLAELAPQRLSRVVRPILDLLVGIPSVVYGYMGLTLLIPSLRTVTGTNLGDGVLAASLVLAVMVLPTITRISDDALRSVPRKYVQGSYALGATRFQTVTGVILPAAGRGIVQAIILGMARAIGETMAVVMVIGNTPQLADSLLKPTSVLTSNIVMQLPNVPFDSTWNNALYMMGFLLLAISLLMIGFVRMLQKKGGDAA, from the coding sequence ATGAGCAAAACGATTCCATCTGTATCCGCCCCGTCCCGTCCCGTCCGCCGGACCGGCATCCGCAAGCTGCGCCTGAAGCTGGAGCATCGCTCGTTCCGCTTGCTGTGCGCGGCCTCGGCCGTGCTCGTCTGCGGCGTGCTGCTGGCGATGCTGTTCTTCATGTTCCGCACGGGCGTGCTGACGTTCCGCGACGTTTCGGTCCGCGAATTTTTCTTCTCGACGGCCTGGGAGCCTGAAAATGAAAAGTACGGAGCGCTTGTGTTCATCCTCGGCACGTTTGCCGTGACGGCGCTGACGCTCTTGATCGCCGTGCCGATTTCCCTGCTGGCGGCGCTGTTCCTGGCCGAGCTCGCCCCGCAGCGGCTCAGCCGGGTCGTGCGGCCGATCCTCGACCTGCTCGTGGGCATTCCTTCTGTCGTCTACGGGTACATGGGCCTGACGCTGCTCATCCCGTCGCTGCGGACCGTGACCGGGACGAATCTGGGCGACGGCGTGCTGGCAGCCTCGCTCGTGCTCGCGGTCATGGTGCTGCCGACGATCACGCGCATCAGCGACGACGCCCTGCGCTCCGTGCCGCGCAAATACGTCCAGGGCTCCTACGCGCTTGGCGCGACGCGCTTCCAGACCGTGACGGGCGTCATCCTGCCGGCTGCCGGCCGCGGCATCGTGCAGGCGATCATCCTCGGCATGGCGCGCGCGATCGGCGAGACGATGGCTGTCGTCATGGTCATCGGCAATACGCCGCAGCTGGCGGACAGCCTGCTCAAGCCGACGTCGGTGCTGACGAGCAATATCGTCATGCAGCTGCCGAACGTGCCGTTCGACTCGACCTGGAACAACGCGCTGTACATGATGGGCTTCCTGCTGCTCGCCATCTCGCTGCTGATGATCGGGTTCGTGCGGATGCTGCAGAAGAAAGGGGGAGACGCGGCATGA
- a CDS encoding uracil-DNA glycosylase: MTVPFHNDWEPHLRKEMEQPYYRELRSRLAEEYRSGPVYPDMHDLFNALHLTALADTKVVILGQDPYHGPGQAHGLSFSVQPGVRIPPSLQNIYKELKDDIGCPLPESGDLRGWARQGVLLLNNVLTVRRGEAASHQGLGWERFTDRIVHLIGERKRPAVFLLWGKHAQNKAAFLDGSRHLLLTTPHPSPFSAHRGFLGSRPFSKANAFLEQHGMEAIDWCRTAEPTGGEEAAAGRERGGS, translated from the coding sequence ATGACCGTACCGTTCCACAACGATTGGGAGCCGCATCTGCGGAAAGAGATGGAGCAGCCCTATTACCGCGAGCTGCGGAGCCGGTTGGCGGAGGAATACCGCAGCGGGCCGGTCTATCCCGACATGCATGATCTCTTCAACGCGCTGCATCTGACCGCGCTCGCGGATACGAAGGTCGTCATCCTCGGCCAGGACCCGTACCACGGTCCGGGCCAGGCGCACGGCCTCAGCTTCTCCGTGCAGCCGGGCGTGCGCATCCCGCCGTCGCTGCAGAACATCTACAAGGAGCTGAAGGACGACATCGGCTGCCCGCTCCCCGAGAGCGGCGACCTGCGCGGGTGGGCGCGCCAGGGCGTGCTGCTGCTCAACAACGTGCTGACCGTACGCAGGGGCGAGGCCGCCTCCCATCAAGGCCTCGGCTGGGAGCGGTTCACGGACCGCATCGTGCATCTGATCGGCGAGAGGAAGCGTCCGGCGGTATTCCTGCTGTGGGGCAAGCATGCGCAGAACAAGGCCGCGTTCCTCGACGGCAGCCGGCATCTGCTGCTGACGACGCCGCATCCGAGCCCGTTCTCGGCCCACCGCGGCTTCCTCGGCAGCCGCCCCTTCTCCAAAGCGAACGCCTTCCTCGAACAGCATGGCATGGAGGCGATCGACTGGTGCCGGACGGCCGAGCCGACCGGCGGCGAGGAAGCCGCCGCCGGCCGCGAGCGAGGCGGCAGTTGA
- a CDS encoding L,D-transpeptidase: MPKYRIIVDLSERSLYLLDGDLVVRQFPIAVGKMLTRTPTGEFTIINKQENPGGPFGVLWMGLSKPHYGIHGTNEPASIGRAVSHGCIRMHNEDVLALSALVPIGTRVTIRP, encoded by the coding sequence ATGCCTAAGTACCGCATCATCGTCGATTTGTCCGAGCGATCGCTCTATCTGCTGGACGGGGATCTTGTCGTGAGGCAGTTTCCGATCGCTGTCGGCAAGATGCTGACCCGCACTCCCACCGGAGAATTCACGATCATCAACAAGCAGGAAAACCCCGGCGGACCGTTCGGCGTGCTGTGGATGGGCTTGTCGAAGCCCCACTACGGCATCCACGGCACGAACGAGCCCGCCTCCATCGGCCGCGCGGTCTCGCATGGCTGCATCCGCATGCACAACGAGGACGTGCTCGCGCTGTCGGCGCTCGTGCCGATCGGGACCCGGGTCACGATCCGTCCCTGA
- a CDS encoding SPL family radical SAM protein, with protein sequence MSGSAKRPARWLNPAAGYLEGYTHTLNPYTGCSFGCSYCYVRRMPVGLFRAEPWGSWVDVKTLDPAAFRREWSRESDKGPIRLFFGSATDPYQPEEARTRTTASLLELMLERPPEFLLLQTRSPLVVRDKELLARFGGRLRASVTIETDDEAMRRRFTPQAPPLAARWRALRELREAGIPVQAAVSPLLPHTEQFARRLAREAPRIVVDDFHRGDGSGGRRSGQLGMREQYRSLGLEADYAPAAADRFYDSLLAFPDVSVHFSREGFLP encoded by the coding sequence TTGAGCGGCTCGGCGAAGCGTCCGGCCCGCTGGCTGAACCCTGCGGCCGGCTATCTCGAGGGCTATACGCATACGCTCAATCCTTACACGGGCTGCAGCTTCGGCTGCAGCTACTGCTATGTCCGCCGGATGCCGGTGGGCTTGTTCCGCGCCGAGCCGTGGGGGAGCTGGGTCGACGTCAAGACGCTCGATCCGGCCGCGTTTCGCCGCGAGTGGAGCCGCGAGTCGGACAAGGGGCCGATCCGGCTCTTTTTCGGCTCGGCGACCGATCCGTACCAGCCGGAGGAGGCGCGGACACGCACGACCGCGTCGCTGCTGGAGCTGATGCTGGAGCGCCCCCCGGAATTCCTCCTCCTGCAGACGCGCAGTCCCTTGGTGGTCCGGGACAAGGAGCTGCTCGCCCGCTTCGGCGGCCGGCTGCGGGCGAGCGTGACGATCGAGACGGACGACGAGGCGATGCGCCGCCGGTTCACGCCGCAGGCGCCTCCGCTCGCCGCCCGCTGGCGCGCGCTGAGGGAGCTGCGCGAGGCGGGCATCCCCGTGCAGGCGGCCGTCTCGCCGCTGCTGCCCCATACGGAGCAGTTCGCCCGCCGTCTCGCCCGAGAAGCGCCGCGCATCGTCGTCGACGACTTTCATCGCGGAGACGGCAGCGGCGGCCGGCGCTCCGGCCAGCTCGGCATGAGGGAGCAGTATCGATCCCTCGGCCTCGAGGCCGACTATGCGCCGGCCGCCGCGGACCGGTTCTATGACTCGCTGCTGGCGTTCCCGGACGTCAGCGTGCATTTTTCCCGGGAAGGATTCCTCCCTTGA
- a CDS encoding sulfite exporter TauE/SafE family protein gives MDPTSLQLTVLILCSVLIGFSKTGMPTLGLFVAAVMASVYPARESVGLITPVLIIGDIIAILYYRKEVVWRHLASLLPWVFAGLIAGFLVLGRIHDRPLSILLGSLVLALLLLHLLKGRMESAASVSLSSAPAFNNGLGVLAGFTTMIGNAAGSIMSIYLLAKGMDKKRFVGTNAMFFFIVNVAKVPFTASLGLITADSLLLNAWMIPAVAAGAWIGVKLLPLIPQKVFQAMILVLAGLGGLHLILF, from the coding sequence ATGGACCCGACCTCTTTGCAGCTGACCGTCCTCATCCTCTGTTCCGTCCTGATCGGATTTTCCAAAACCGGCATGCCTACGCTCGGCTTGTTTGTGGCCGCCGTCATGGCCAGCGTCTATCCGGCGAGAGAATCGGTCGGATTGATTACGCCGGTGCTCATCATCGGCGACATCATCGCGATTCTCTACTACCGCAAGGAGGTTGTCTGGCGGCATCTGGCGTCGCTGCTGCCGTGGGTGTTCGCGGGCCTGATCGCCGGCTTCCTCGTGCTCGGCCGCATCCACGACCGGCCGCTCTCGATCCTGCTCGGCAGCCTCGTGCTCGCCCTGCTGCTGCTGCATCTGCTCAAAGGCCGCATGGAAAGCGCGGCTTCGGTCTCGCTCAGCTCCGCTCCGGCGTTCAACAACGGCCTCGGCGTGCTGGCGGGCTTCACGACGATGATCGGCAATGCCGCGGGCAGCATCATGTCGATCTACCTGCTTGCCAAAGGGATGGACAAAAAACGGTTCGTCGGCACGAACGCGATGTTCTTTTTCATCGTCAATGTCGCCAAAGTGCCGTTCACCGCCTCGCTCGGCCTCATCACCGCCGACTCGCTCCTGCTGAATGCCTGGATGATTCCCGCCGTCGCCGCCGGAGCTTGGATCGGCGTCAAGCTGCTGCCGCTCATCCCGCAGAAGGTATTCCAGGCGATGATCCTCGTGCTGGCTGGTCTCGGCGGGCTTCATCTGATCTTGTTCTGA
- a CDS encoding ABC transporter permease, producing MWNTRWLTLSSLAGLVLAVAFAVSIPMYADGSLKRVVTQSLQEESEGLPAGSLLMRYNASPGPTDLAALGSVDDYIRDGVPEQIGFPIDTATRSYSIRSADITPEDPSKVSASVSRKFSLQALKGVEDKAELTQGRWFVPGKGDGETIEAVVMEEALYRADMHVGDVFLYPAYGGGADQTLRVQIVGTFKPKQDTDPFWYQGLEGMMNTFLTSEAAMTDGILKDRKVPLHSGTWYYAFDLREIRTGELAPLGRTLDRLNIELYQKLPDTRVEISFASILQEFRKTSLQLQTLLFTLAAPMIAMVFYFIAMNARQALDKQRSDIAVLRSRGAGTRQIIGLYLLESLLLGGAAFVLGPLLGWFMAKSIGSANGFLEFVDRKSIPVGFTTDAIIAGSAAVLLAVLATVIPAVIYARASIVGYKQKLARSDRAPFWQRWFLDVLLLGASGYGWYLLNERQMLTFQTGMTTDQLNVQPFLFFVPALAIFSLGLFFLRLFPWLLRLWGWMGRKLLPVPLYMTLTQLSRSSQGYYPLMILLILTLGLGVYNASAARTIDLNSTERTLYQYGTDVVMQTVWSGTPEIAPGQGGGGSNGGGNGGGNGGGGEGGGNGGNGGGGGGTGGGGGQPPVPAKVRYSEPPFEVFRSLDGVEAAARVLQAKGSVVVSGRSIGQGTLMGIDNVDFAKVGWFRDDLYPVHPNRYLNSLGIYAEGAGAIIPSGLAEKYQLKIGDTVSIGLTDGMIDFAVVGILPYWPSQYPDESPFLIANLDYIYDQLPLIPYDVWLKMSPDAKVAPLMAELQRQGIELASVKDVRSALIAQSKLPTRGGVFGILSLGFLVSVIVTLTGYILYWFFNLSGRVVQFGVLRAMGLSKRQLTGMLLLEQLFTAGLSIGLGVAIGKIASLLFLPFLQTADNAAGNVPPFRVVFDSQDTMQLYVVVAFMMLVGALLLMLHIRRLRVHQAVKMGEER from the coding sequence ATGTGGAACACCAGGTGGCTGACGCTCAGCTCGCTCGCCGGCCTCGTGCTGGCGGTCGCGTTCGCGGTCAGCATCCCGATGTATGCGGACGGCTCGCTCAAGCGCGTCGTCACGCAATCGCTGCAGGAGGAGAGCGAGGGCCTGCCTGCCGGCTCCCTGCTCATGCGCTACAATGCAAGTCCGGGTCCGACCGATCTGGCCGCGCTCGGCAGCGTCGACGACTACATCCGCGACGGCGTCCCGGAGCAGATCGGATTCCCGATCGACACGGCGACGCGCAGCTACTCGATCCGCAGCGCGGACATCACGCCGGAGGATCCGAGCAAGGTCAGCGCCAGCGTCAGCCGCAAGTTCTCCCTGCAAGCGCTGAAGGGAGTGGAGGACAAGGCGGAGCTGACCCAGGGACGCTGGTTCGTGCCCGGCAAGGGCGACGGCGAGACGATCGAGGCGGTCGTGATGGAGGAGGCGCTCTACCGCGCCGACATGCACGTCGGCGACGTGTTCCTCTATCCGGCTTACGGAGGCGGCGCGGACCAGACGCTTCGCGTCCAGATCGTCGGCACGTTCAAGCCGAAGCAGGATACCGATCCGTTCTGGTACCAGGGCCTCGAGGGGATGATGAATACGTTCCTCACGAGCGAGGCCGCGATGACGGATGGCATTCTCAAGGACCGCAAGGTGCCGCTCCATAGCGGCACCTGGTACTACGCGTTCGACCTGCGCGAGATCCGCACGGGCGAGCTTGCGCCGCTCGGCCGCACGCTCGATAGGCTGAACATCGAGCTGTACCAAAAGCTCCCCGATACGCGCGTCGAGATCAGCTTCGCCTCCATCCTGCAGGAATTCCGCAAGACGAGCCTGCAGCTGCAGACGCTGCTGTTCACGCTGGCCGCGCCGATGATCGCGATGGTGTTCTACTTCATCGCGATGAACGCCCGCCAGGCGCTCGACAAGCAGCGCAGCGACATCGCCGTGCTGCGCAGCCGCGGCGCCGGCACCCGGCAGATCATCGGCTTGTATCTGCTCGAAAGCCTGCTGCTTGGCGGCGCGGCATTCGTGCTCGGACCGCTCCTCGGCTGGTTCATGGCCAAGAGCATCGGCTCGGCCAACGGCTTCCTGGAATTCGTCGACCGCAAGTCGATCCCGGTCGGCTTCACGACCGACGCGATCATCGCCGGCAGCGCCGCCGTGCTGCTCGCCGTGCTGGCGACCGTCATCCCGGCGGTCATCTATGCCCGCGCTTCGATCGTCGGCTACAAGCAGAAGCTCGCCCGCTCGGACCGGGCGCCCTTCTGGCAGCGCTGGTTCCTCGACGTGCTGCTGCTCGGCGCAAGCGGCTATGGCTGGTATTTGCTGAACGAGCGCCAGATGCTGACGTTCCAGACCGGCATGACGACGGACCAGCTGAACGTGCAGCCGTTCCTGTTCTTCGTGCCGGCGCTGGCGATCTTCTCGCTCGGCCTGTTCTTCCTGCGGCTGTTCCCGTGGCTGCTGCGGCTGTGGGGCTGGATGGGCCGCAAGCTGCTGCCGGTGCCGCTCTATATGACGCTGACGCAGCTGTCGCGCTCTTCCCAAGGCTATTATCCGCTCATGATCCTGCTCATCCTGACGCTCGGACTGGGCGTGTACAACGCATCGGCCGCGCGGACGATCGACCTCAACTCGACCGAGCGCACGCTCTACCAGTACGGCACGGACGTCGTCATGCAGACCGTGTGGTCCGGCACGCCCGAGATCGCGCCCGGACAGGGCGGGGGCGGCTCCAACGGAGGCGGCAACGGAGGCGGCAACGGAGGCGGCGGAGAAGGCGGCGGCAATGGAGGCAACGGGGGCGGAGGCGGAGGCACCGGCGGCGGGGGAGGCCAGCCGCCGGTGCCGGCCAAGGTCCGCTATTCGGAGCCGCCGTTCGAGGTGTTCCGGTCGCTCGACGGCGTCGAGGCGGCAGCCCGCGTGCTCCAGGCCAAGGGCAGCGTCGTCGTCTCCGGCCGCTCGATCGGCCAAGGCACGCTGATGGGCATCGACAACGTCGACTTCGCCAAAGTCGGCTGGTTCCGGGACGATCTATACCCGGTCCATCCGAACCGATACCTCAACAGCCTCGGCATTTATGCCGAAGGAGCCGGGGCGATCATCCCGTCCGGCCTGGCCGAGAAATACCAGCTCAAAATCGGCGATACGGTCTCCATCGGCCTTACTGACGGCATGATCGATTTCGCCGTCGTCGGCATCCTGCCGTACTGGCCGTCGCAATACCCCGACGAGTCGCCGTTTTTGATCGCCAACCTGGATTATATCTACGACCAGTTGCCGCTGATCCCTTACGACGTCTGGCTCAAGATGAGCCCCGACGCCAAGGTGGCCCCGCTCATGGCCGAGCTGCAGCGCCAAGGCATCGAGCTGGCGAGCGTCAAGGACGTACGCTCGGCGCTGATCGCGCAGAGCAAGCTGCCGACGCGCGGAGGCGTGTTCGGCATCCTGAGCCTCGGCTTCCTCGTCTCGGTCATCGTCACGCTGACCGGCTACATCCTGTACTGGTTCTTCAATCTGTCGGGGCGGGTCGTGCAGTTCGGCGTGCTGCGGGCCATGGGGCTGTCCAAGCGCCAGCTGACCGGCATGCTGCTGCTGGAGCAGCTGTTCACGGCCGGGCTCAGCATCGGCCTCGGGGTGGCGATCGGGAAGATCGCGAGCCTGCTGTTCCTGCCGTTCCTGCAGACGGCGGACAACGCGGCCGGCAACGTGCCTCCTTTCCGCGTCGTGTTCGACAGCCAGGATACGATGCAGCTGTACGTCGTCGTCGCCTTCATGATGCTCGTGGGCGCGCTGCTGCTGATGCTTCATATCCGCAGGCTGCGGGTGCATCAGGCGGTCAAGATGGGAGAGGAGCGATGA